A stretch of Pristis pectinata isolate sPriPec2 chromosome 26, sPriPec2.1.pri, whole genome shotgun sequence DNA encodes these proteins:
- the si:ch211-112c15.8 gene encoding tumor necrosis factor receptor superfamily member 25 isoform X3 has product MIFASGTLSHLTTDDSWSLTRAEGNTQILIWESKQLGIWKDKDQKRRKRNSEKCPNHQYRDSRTSFCCRMCPAGSYVESSCEKDGDLPQCKTCPSRTYLAFDNYRSECQSCTICDKQLQTTIHNCTATNNTVCGCKAHQYRQCHLNGCKFFHCLNCSMCSNRKVIKPCSQQEDAQCGECLPGFYQHGDQCQNCTEIKNDSSPNTSGCFISKPSYATVLKSILSVLGSLFILFVMIQLLRCKFQRTWVVEEPKTLTVTVPEDEEARNEVKALPFEIPAPEGKSSPLIDFPVRPLANNNIYGTSRQISQLHSEEQVSMPLDGRTLYEIINLVPVRRWKELMRLLKLKECDIERIEMDVTHSRDQQYEMLRQWSQQQTASMESLYQALEIMNLTGLAEELKTKLLNYSNSPC; this is encoded by the exons ATGATATTTGCTTCTGGAACTTTGAGTCATTTAACAACTGATGACTCCTGGAGTTTGACGCGAGCAGAAGGAAACACACAGATCTTGATTTGGGAGTCCAAACAGCTGGGAATTTGGAAGGATAAAGATCAGAAACGAAGgaaaagaaacagtgaaaagtgCCCAAACCACCAGTACCGGGATTCAAGAACATCGTTCTGCTGCAGAATGTGTCCAGCAG gCTCCTATGTGGAATCCTCATGTGAGAAAGATGGTGACCTGCCACAATGCAAGACCTGCCCAAGCCGTACTTACCTTGCTTTTGATAATTACAGAAGTGAATGTCAGAGCTGCACCATATGTGATAAAC AGTTGCAGACAACTATTCATAACTGCACTGCTACCAATAACACTGTGTGCGGCTGCAAGGCTCACCAGTACCGGCAATGTCACCTCAACggctgcaagtttttccactgtttgAACTGCTCCATGTGCAGCAACAGAAAAGTCATCAAACCCT GTTCACAGCAGGAAGATGCTCAATGTGGAGAGTGCTTGCCGGGATTTTACCAGCATGGTGACCAGTGTCAGAACTGTACTGA AATTAAGAATGACTCTTCCCCCAACACTTCTGGATGCTTCATTTCCAAGCCATCTTATGCCACAG TGCTGAAGTCTATCCTAAGTGTCTTGGGATCTCTTTTCATTCTGTTTGTGATGATTCAACTTTTGCGCTGTAAATTTCAACGTACGTGGGTTGTGGAAGAGCCAAAGACCCTGACAGTCACAG TTCCTGAGGATGAAGAGGCAAGGAATGAAgtgaaggccttg CCATTTGAGATTCCAGCTCCAGAAGGGAAATCCAGTCCTCTCATTGACTTCCCAGTTCGGCCACTGGCAAACAACAACATTTATGGGACCAGCCGACAGATATCACAGCTCCATTCTGAGGAACAAG TGTCCATGCCCCTAGATGGAAGAACCTTATATGAAATCATCAACTTGGTGCCCGTGCGGAGGTGGAAAGAACTGATGCGTTTGCTGAAGCTGAAGGAGTGTGATATCGAGCGGATTGAGATGGACGTGACCCACTCCCGAGACCAACAGTACGAAATGCTTCGTCAGTGGAGCCAGCAACAAACAGCCTCCATGGAGTCCCTGTACCAGGCCTTGGAGATCATGAATCTGACAGGACTAGCAGAGGAACTTAAAACCAAACTGCTCAA
- the si:ch211-112c15.8 gene encoding tumor necrosis factor receptor superfamily member 25 isoform X1, translating into MRTGTWTRMQCWMWIRIGLCAMIFASGTLSHLTTDDSWSLTRAEGNTQILIWESKQLGIWKDKDQKRRKRNSEKCPNHQYRDSRTSFCCRMCPAGSYVESSCEKDGDLPQCKTCPSRTYLAFDNYRSECQSCTICDKQLQTTIHNCTATNNTVCGCKAHQYRQCHLNGCKFFHCLNCSMCSNRKVIKPCSQQEDAQCGECLPGFYQHGDQCQNCTEIKNDSSPNTSGCFISKPSYATVLKSILSVLGSLFILFVMIQLLRCKFQRTWVVEEPKTLTVTVPEDEEARNEVKALPFEIPAPEGKSSPLIDFPVRPLANNNIYGTSRQISQLHSEEQVSMPLDGRTLYEIINLVPVRRWKELMRLLKLKECDIERIEMDVTHSRDQQYEMLRQWSQQQTASMESLYQALEIMNLTGLAEELKTKLLNYSNSPC; encoded by the exons CTTTGTGCCATGATATTTGCTTCTGGAACTTTGAGTCATTTAACAACTGATGACTCCTGGAGTTTGACGCGAGCAGAAGGAAACACACAGATCTTGATTTGGGAGTCCAAACAGCTGGGAATTTGGAAGGATAAAGATCAGAAACGAAGgaaaagaaacagtgaaaagtgCCCAAACCACCAGTACCGGGATTCAAGAACATCGTTCTGCTGCAGAATGTGTCCAGCAG gCTCCTATGTGGAATCCTCATGTGAGAAAGATGGTGACCTGCCACAATGCAAGACCTGCCCAAGCCGTACTTACCTTGCTTTTGATAATTACAGAAGTGAATGTCAGAGCTGCACCATATGTGATAAAC AGTTGCAGACAACTATTCATAACTGCACTGCTACCAATAACACTGTGTGCGGCTGCAAGGCTCACCAGTACCGGCAATGTCACCTCAACggctgcaagtttttccactgtttgAACTGCTCCATGTGCAGCAACAGAAAAGTCATCAAACCCT GTTCACAGCAGGAAGATGCTCAATGTGGAGAGTGCTTGCCGGGATTTTACCAGCATGGTGACCAGTGTCAGAACTGTACTGA AATTAAGAATGACTCTTCCCCCAACACTTCTGGATGCTTCATTTCCAAGCCATCTTATGCCACAG TGCTGAAGTCTATCCTAAGTGTCTTGGGATCTCTTTTCATTCTGTTTGTGATGATTCAACTTTTGCGCTGTAAATTTCAACGTACGTGGGTTGTGGAAGAGCCAAAGACCCTGACAGTCACAG TTCCTGAGGATGAAGAGGCAAGGAATGAAgtgaaggccttg CCATTTGAGATTCCAGCTCCAGAAGGGAAATCCAGTCCTCTCATTGACTTCCCAGTTCGGCCACTGGCAAACAACAACATTTATGGGACCAGCCGACAGATATCACAGCTCCATTCTGAGGAACAAG TGTCCATGCCCCTAGATGGAAGAACCTTATATGAAATCATCAACTTGGTGCCCGTGCGGAGGTGGAAAGAACTGATGCGTTTGCTGAAGCTGAAGGAGTGTGATATCGAGCGGATTGAGATGGACGTGACCCACTCCCGAGACCAACAGTACGAAATGCTTCGTCAGTGGAGCCAGCAACAAACAGCCTCCATGGAGTCCCTGTACCAGGCCTTGGAGATCATGAATCTGACAGGACTAGCAGAGGAACTTAAAACCAAACTGCTCAA
- the si:ch211-112c15.8 gene encoding tumor necrosis factor receptor superfamily member 25 isoform X2 — MWIRSLLCAMIFASGTLSHLTTDDSWSLTRAEGNTQILIWESKQLGIWKDKDQKRRKRNSEKCPNHQYRDSRTSFCCRMCPAGSYVESSCEKDGDLPQCKTCPSRTYLAFDNYRSECQSCTICDKQLQTTIHNCTATNNTVCGCKAHQYRQCHLNGCKFFHCLNCSMCSNRKVIKPCSQQEDAQCGECLPGFYQHGDQCQNCTEIKNDSSPNTSGCFISKPSYATVLKSILSVLGSLFILFVMIQLLRCKFQRTWVVEEPKTLTVTVPEDEEARNEVKALPFEIPAPEGKSSPLIDFPVRPLANNNIYGTSRQISQLHSEEQVSMPLDGRTLYEIINLVPVRRWKELMRLLKLKECDIERIEMDVTHSRDQQYEMLRQWSQQQTASMESLYQALEIMNLTGLAEELKTKLLNYSNSPC, encoded by the exons CTTTGTGCCATGATATTTGCTTCTGGAACTTTGAGTCATTTAACAACTGATGACTCCTGGAGTTTGACGCGAGCAGAAGGAAACACACAGATCTTGATTTGGGAGTCCAAACAGCTGGGAATTTGGAAGGATAAAGATCAGAAACGAAGgaaaagaaacagtgaaaagtgCCCAAACCACCAGTACCGGGATTCAAGAACATCGTTCTGCTGCAGAATGTGTCCAGCAG gCTCCTATGTGGAATCCTCATGTGAGAAAGATGGTGACCTGCCACAATGCAAGACCTGCCCAAGCCGTACTTACCTTGCTTTTGATAATTACAGAAGTGAATGTCAGAGCTGCACCATATGTGATAAAC AGTTGCAGACAACTATTCATAACTGCACTGCTACCAATAACACTGTGTGCGGCTGCAAGGCTCACCAGTACCGGCAATGTCACCTCAACggctgcaagtttttccactgtttgAACTGCTCCATGTGCAGCAACAGAAAAGTCATCAAACCCT GTTCACAGCAGGAAGATGCTCAATGTGGAGAGTGCTTGCCGGGATTTTACCAGCATGGTGACCAGTGTCAGAACTGTACTGA AATTAAGAATGACTCTTCCCCCAACACTTCTGGATGCTTCATTTCCAAGCCATCTTATGCCACAG TGCTGAAGTCTATCCTAAGTGTCTTGGGATCTCTTTTCATTCTGTTTGTGATGATTCAACTTTTGCGCTGTAAATTTCAACGTACGTGGGTTGTGGAAGAGCCAAAGACCCTGACAGTCACAG TTCCTGAGGATGAAGAGGCAAGGAATGAAgtgaaggccttg CCATTTGAGATTCCAGCTCCAGAAGGGAAATCCAGTCCTCTCATTGACTTCCCAGTTCGGCCACTGGCAAACAACAACATTTATGGGACCAGCCGACAGATATCACAGCTCCATTCTGAGGAACAAG TGTCCATGCCCCTAGATGGAAGAACCTTATATGAAATCATCAACTTGGTGCCCGTGCGGAGGTGGAAAGAACTGATGCGTTTGCTGAAGCTGAAGGAGTGTGATATCGAGCGGATTGAGATGGACGTGACCCACTCCCGAGACCAACAGTACGAAATGCTTCGTCAGTGGAGCCAGCAACAAACAGCCTCCATGGAGTCCCTGTACCAGGCCTTGGAGATCATGAATCTGACAGGACTAGCAGAGGAACTTAAAACCAAACTGCTCAA